A DNA window from Streptococcus sp. LPB0220 contains the following coding sequences:
- a CDS encoding DUF2974 domain-containing protein, giving the protein MSTIFDYLKEVTYDSIYDRPFKELDVLSLTELTYLPFDRIVPQGDTTNIEVRLSDAAELVDRTTDFIVTDQHLQLVDDLASSKRFKNIKLLNYVNEYDPDVQKQFAAMTYRLTMDVYLVVFRGTDDTLIGWKEDFHMTYMDHVPAQRRAASYLQNVMKEFPKGRFLVAGHSKGGNLATYACTYLPDSLFERVDAIYSYDAPGLNRAIIETEGYQRTSPNILRFVPQGSIVGMMLEVPEPATIVKSRAFGGFVQHDAFTWEIKDYSFVTVSETSPDSQQTDLTLKQWVRETSADERKKFFDTFFGIFLDAGITSINDLTDLKQLAKAKEILQNAQDLDPTEREMLERLAKQLIDTRVQAWKKWQTVPRILVQMAAFFKRKKAVESSSPLLLEHKE; this is encoded by the coding sequence ATGTCGACGATTTTTGATTACCTAAAAGAAGTGACCTACGATTCCATATACGACCGTCCTTTCAAGGAACTGGATGTCCTGTCACTGACAGAGCTGACCTATCTTCCTTTTGATCGGATCGTACCCCAAGGAGATACGACCAATATTGAAGTCCGCTTATCTGATGCAGCAGAGCTAGTCGATCGAACCACCGATTTCATCGTGACAGACCAACACCTGCAATTAGTCGATGACTTAGCTAGTTCAAAGCGTTTTAAAAACATCAAACTCCTTAACTATGTCAACGAATATGACCCCGATGTTCAGAAGCAGTTTGCGGCTATGACCTATCGTCTTACCATGGATGTTTATTTAGTTGTCTTCAGAGGGACGGATGACACCTTGATCGGCTGGAAGGAAGACTTCCACATGACCTATATGGACCATGTCCCAGCTCAGAGGCGCGCAGCCAGCTATCTACAAAACGTCATGAAGGAATTTCCTAAAGGGCGCTTCTTAGTAGCCGGTCACTCCAAAGGGGGCAATCTCGCAACCTATGCCTGCACTTACCTGCCGGATTCCTTATTTGAACGAGTCGATGCCATATACAGCTACGATGCTCCTGGCCTCAACAGGGCCATTATCGAGACCGAAGGCTACCAGCGGACGTCCCCAAATATTCTTCGCTTTGTCCCCCAAGGATCCATCGTCGGCATGATGCTAGAAGTCCCTGAGCCTGCTACGATTGTCAAAAGCCGAGCTTTTGGTGGCTTTGTCCAGCATGACGCTTTTACTTGGGAAATCAAGGACTACAGCTTTGTGACCGTTTCTGAAACCAGTCCCGATAGCCAGCAGACGGATCTCACCTTAAAACAATGGGTTCGCGAAACATCGGCAGACGAGCGCAAGAAGTTCTTTGATACCTTTTTTGGCATTTTTCTGGATGCCGGCATCACTTCCATCAATGACCTTACCGATCTCAAACAGCTAGCCAAGGCCAAGGAAATCCTTCAAAATGCCCAGGATTTGGATCCAACCGAGCGAGAAATGCTGGAACGTCTTGCTAAACAACTCATCGATACCCGAGTACAAGCTTGGAAAAAATGGCAGACGGTCCCCCGCATCCTGGTTCAAATGGCCGCATTTTTCAAGCGGAAAAAAGCAGTCGAGTCTTCCTCGCCACTGCTCCTCGAGCACAAGGAATGA
- a CDS encoding response regulator transcription factor — translation MHKILLVEDDNIIRQQVKQLLEQWGYEVVAVEDFMDVLGIFVETDPHLILMDIGLPLYNGYHWCQEIRKVSKVPIMFLSSRDQAMDIVMAINMGGDDFVTKPFDQNVLLAKVQGLLRRSYEFGTDQNLLEHRGAILNLKSTDLMYEGEVIKLTKNEFQILRVLFEHAGSIVARDDMMKELWNSDFFIDDNTLSVNVARLRKKLEEAGLSNFIETKKGIGYGLTHE, via the coding sequence ATGCATAAAATTCTCTTAGTCGAAGATGATAACATTATCCGCCAACAGGTCAAACAATTATTGGAACAATGGGGCTATGAAGTGGTCGCAGTAGAGGATTTTATGGATGTCCTTGGGATCTTTGTCGAAACCGACCCCCACTTGATCCTCATGGATATTGGCCTTCCACTCTACAATGGTTACCACTGGTGCCAGGAGATTCGCAAGGTTTCAAAGGTTCCGATCATGTTTCTTTCTTCACGGGATCAAGCCATGGATATTGTCATGGCCATCAATATGGGTGGAGACGACTTCGTCACCAAGCCTTTTGATCAAAATGTGCTCCTTGCCAAGGTCCAAGGGCTCTTGCGCCGCTCTTACGAATTTGGCACGGATCAAAATCTGCTGGAGCACCGGGGTGCTATCCTTAATCTCAAGTCTACGGACTTGATGTATGAAGGGGAAGTCATCAAGCTGACCAAGAATGAATTTCAGATCCTGCGCGTCCTGTTTGAGCATGCAGGCAGTATCGTAGCACGCGATGACATGATGAAGGAGCTCTGGAATAGCGACTTCTTTATTGATGACAATACCTTGTCTGTCAATGTAGCCCGCCTTCGTAAGAAACTAGAAGAGGCTGGCTTGTCAAACTTCATCGAAACCAAGAAAGGCATCGGTTACGGGTTGACCCATGAATAA
- a CDS encoding sensor histidine kinase — protein sequence MNKFGTIFWQYVVSRRRLLYLLVIFLIIDLVFAYLFPETGTVFLYATLVLSFFAFCVLIWDFAMTFRDYRKAALYEEVEVASPLEHLLYEKYTEEQQARLEEGKTAQAKFNDLMDYYTLWVHQIKTPIAASQLLVQDVETPIVKQQMEQELFKIDSYANLVLQYLRLESFHDDLVLKRVSLEDLVKEVVRKYALFFIQKNLTVNLHDLDVAVITDRKWLLVIIEQLLSNSLKYTSTGGIEIYFKDQTLYIKDSGIGIKNSDVLRVFERGFSGYNGHMTQQSSGLGLYLSKKIAEQLGHKISLHSEVGQGTTVAIGFEEKKLVMD from the coding sequence ATGAATAAATTTGGAACGATCTTCTGGCAGTATGTGGTATCCCGCAGGCGCCTACTCTATCTATTGGTCATCTTTTTGATCATTGATTTGGTCTTTGCCTATCTCTTTCCAGAGACGGGGACGGTTTTCCTCTATGCGACCCTAGTGCTAAGCTTTTTTGCCTTCTGTGTCTTGATCTGGGATTTCGCCATGACCTTTCGGGACTACCGCAAAGCCGCACTATATGAGGAAGTTGAGGTTGCCTCACCACTGGAACACCTCCTTTATGAAAAATACACGGAAGAACAGCAGGCGCGCTTGGAGGAAGGGAAGACAGCCCAGGCCAAGTTCAATGACCTGATGGATTACTATACCCTCTGGGTTCACCAGATTAAGACGCCCATTGCGGCTAGTCAGCTCTTGGTGCAAGATGTCGAGACGCCCATTGTCAAGCAGCAGATGGAACAGGAGCTCTTTAAGATTGACTCCTATGCCAATCTGGTTTTGCAGTACCTGCGACTGGAGAGTTTTCATGATGATCTGGTCTTAAAGCGCGTGTCGCTAGAGGATTTGGTCAAAGAAGTGGTCCGCAAATACGCCCTCTTTTTTATCCAAAAGAACTTGACAGTGAACCTACATGATTTGGATGTCGCCGTCATTACCGATCGCAAGTGGCTTTTGGTCATCATCGAGCAACTCTTGTCCAATAGCCTCAAGTATACCAGTACAGGTGGAATTGAGATCTATTTCAAAGACCAGACCCTCTATATAAAAGACAGCGGGATTGGAATCAAAAATAGCGATGTCCTCCGCGTGTTTGAGCGGGGCTTCTCCGGTTACAATGGCCACATGACCCAGCAATCCTCAGGTCTGGGGCTCTATCTGTCTAAGAAAATTGCAGAGCAATTGGGCCACAAGATTAGCCTCCACTCAGAGGTTGGCCAAGGCACAACCGTTGCTATTGGCTTTGAAGAGAAGAAGTTGGTCATGGATTAG
- a CDS encoding ABC transporter ATP-binding protein, producing MSLLDVQHIKKIYKTRFQGTQVEALKDIHFTVEKGEYVAIMGESGSGKSTLLNILAMLDQPTEGRVYLNGTDTSTIKNKDASSFRREKLGFVFQDFNLLDTLSVKDNILLPLVLSRKPVKEMMSKVDSVSRELGIHQLLEKYPYEISGGQKQRVAVARAIITSPEILLADEPTGALDSKSSAALLDVFEDINTMGQTILMVTHSTAAAARAKRVLFIKDGILYNQIFRGEKTERQMFQEISDTLTVMASEVE from the coding sequence ATGTCATTGTTAGACGTTCAACACATCAAAAAGATCTACAAAACCCGCTTTCAAGGGACGCAAGTCGAAGCCTTAAAGGATATTCACTTCACCGTGGAAAAAGGAGAATACGTCGCCATCATGGGGGAATCAGGATCCGGGAAATCGACCCTCCTCAATATCCTAGCCATGCTGGACCAGCCGACGGAAGGACGGGTCTACCTCAACGGCACCGATACTTCAACCATCAAGAACAAGGATGCATCCAGCTTCCGCCGGGAAAAACTAGGCTTTGTCTTTCAAGACTTTAACCTGCTCGACACCTTGTCCGTCAAGGACAATATCCTCTTACCTTTGGTCCTCTCTCGCAAACCGGTCAAGGAAATGATGAGCAAGGTGGATAGCGTGAGCCGGGAATTGGGCATTCACCAGCTCTTAGAAAAATACCCTTACGAAATCTCTGGTGGGCAAAAACAACGGGTGGCTGTAGCACGGGCCATCATCACCTCACCTGAAATCCTTCTTGCTGATGAGCCAACAGGGGCGCTAGATTCCAAGTCTTCGGCGGCTCTTCTAGATGTCTTTGAAGATATCAATACTATGGGCCAAACCATCCTCATGGTGACCCACTCAACCGCAGCGGCAGCTCGGGCCAAGCGCGTGCTCTTTATCAAGGACGGGATCCTTTACAACCAGATCTTCCGTGGGGAAAAAACAGAGCGTCAGATGTTCCAAGAAATCTCAGATACTCTGACGGTTATGGCAAGTGAGGTGGAGTAG
- a CDS encoding FtsX-like permease family protein translates to MFRLTTKLACSNLIKNRKLYYPFAIAVILAVTIAYLFDSLTFNPHISQLRGGSSIVFTLSLGFFVVNAAGAIIVLYANSFVMKNRSKELGIYSMLGLEKRHLISMIFKELLIFGFLTISAGVLIGALFDKLIFAFLLKLMKMKVQLVSTFQPGIVVLVFVTFGLIFALLVLLNVWRILRLNALQLTREKTSGEKKARFLWPQTILGIASLGFGYYLALSVKDPIIAVVTFFLAVILVMIGTYLLFNAGITVFLNLLKKKKSYYYQPNNMISVSNLIYRMKKNAVGLATIAILSTMVLVTISAATNIYIGGETIKKIMAPHDFSVQGKGVDLEQINQKFDEFASEHHLEIKNRDLMTYANFGVKSQKGTDFTVYPADERSVTPKTVFMVFDVASYEHMTGEHVDLTGNQVILFAHNEALKGQKQFTINGQDFQVKEEVTKDFITDHVPNQFNMLTEDFNYLIVPDLSAFVAQFPNLAINTNIYGGFNVNVDEDQQLKLAASYDKMIDELSSQQGQGTFIYGGNRANDVAELNSLFGGIFFIGIFLSLIFMVGTVIVIYYKQISEGYEDRDRFVILQQVGLDEHEVKRTINRQVRTVFFLPLIFAFIHLAFAYHMIRLILKVLGVINSGQVLVVTLSVCAVFLITYLIVFWITSRSYRKIVQI, encoded by the coding sequence ATGTTTCGATTAACCACTAAATTAGCTTGCTCCAATCTCATCAAGAACCGCAAGCTCTATTATCCCTTTGCGATTGCAGTCATTCTCGCAGTGACCATCGCCTACCTCTTTGACTCCCTGACCTTTAATCCCCACATTTCTCAGCTTCGAGGAGGATCTTCTATAGTGTTCACTCTCAGCTTGGGATTCTTCGTGGTCAATGCTGCTGGAGCCATCATTGTGCTCTATGCCAATAGCTTTGTCATGAAAAATCGCTCCAAGGAGCTGGGAATCTATAGCATGCTAGGCCTTGAAAAACGCCATCTCATCAGCATGATTTTCAAAGAACTCTTGATTTTTGGCTTTCTAACCATCTCAGCCGGTGTCTTGATCGGAGCTCTCTTTGACAAGCTGATCTTTGCCTTTCTCTTGAAACTCATGAAGATGAAGGTCCAGCTGGTATCCACCTTCCAACCTGGGATTGTGGTTTTGGTCTTTGTCACCTTTGGCCTCATCTTTGCCCTTTTGGTCCTTCTCAACGTTTGGCGGATTCTTCGTTTGAATGCTCTGCAGTTAACGCGTGAGAAGACTAGTGGTGAAAAGAAAGCCCGCTTCTTGTGGCCCCAAACCATCTTGGGTATAGCCTCTCTTGGTTTTGGCTACTACCTGGCTTTGTCTGTCAAAGACCCCATCATTGCGGTTGTAACCTTCTTTCTAGCGGTTATTTTGGTCATGATCGGGACCTACCTGCTCTTTAATGCAGGGATCACCGTCTTCTTGAACCTGCTTAAGAAAAAGAAGAGCTACTATTACCAGCCCAACAATATGATTTCGGTCTCTAACCTCATCTATCGCATGAAGAAGAATGCAGTGGGGCTTGCGACTATTGCCATCCTCTCGACCATGGTATTGGTGACCATCTCTGCAGCCACCAACATCTATATCGGTGGTGAAACGATCAAGAAAATCATGGCGCCTCATGATTTCTCTGTCCAAGGAAAAGGGGTCGATCTGGAGCAGATCAATCAGAAATTTGATGAATTTGCCTCTGAGCATCATCTCGAGATCAAGAATCGTGACCTGATGACCTATGCCAACTTTGGGGTTAAATCACAAAAGGGCACAGACTTCACCGTCTATCCAGCTGATGAACGCAGCGTCACTCCTAAAACCGTCTTTATGGTTTTTGATGTAGCTAGTTATGAACATATGACAGGCGAACACGTCGATCTGACTGGCAACCAAGTCATCCTCTTTGCCCATAACGAGGCTCTTAAGGGGCAAAAGCAGTTCACTATCAATGGGCAAGACTTCCAAGTCAAGGAAGAAGTGACCAAGGATTTTATCACCGATCACGTGCCAAATCAGTTTAATATGCTGACGGAGGATTTCAACTACCTGATCGTGCCTGACCTCTCAGCCTTTGTCGCTCAGTTTCCAAATCTGGCCATCAATACCAATATCTACGGTGGCTTCAATGTCAATGTCGATGAAGACCAGCAACTCAAGCTAGCAGCCAGCTATGACAAGATGATCGATGAATTGAGCAGCCAACAGGGCCAAGGAACATTTATCTATGGAGGTAACCGAGCCAATGATGTGGCAGAGTTGAATAGCCTCTTTGGTGGCATCTTCTTTATCGGAATTTTCTTGTCACTGATCTTTATGGTCGGAACGGTCATCGTCATCTACTACAAGCAAATCTCAGAAGGCTATGAAGACCGTGACCGCTTCGTCATCCTCCAACAGGTGGGGCTCGATGAACACGAGGTCAAACGGACCATCAACCGTCAAGTGCGGACTGTCTTTTTCCTCCCTCTCATCTTTGCCTTTATCCATCTGGCCTTTGCCTACCATATGATCCGCCTCATTCTCAAAGTCCTCGGTGTCATCAATAGTGGCCAAGTCCTCGTCGTGACCCTCAGCGTCTGCGCAGTCTTTCTCATCACCTACCTGATCGTCTTTTGGATCACCTCTCGGAGCTATCGTAAGATTGTGCAGATATAA
- a CDS encoding SemiSWEET family transporter, producing the protein MNKQKINQIVGSIGAFIGIIVFIAYIPQIIANLQGNKAQPFQPLSAAISCLIWVIYGWTKEPKKDWILIIPNSAGVILGGLTFLTSL; encoded by the coding sequence ATGAACAAACAAAAAATCAACCAAATCGTTGGCTCGATCGGTGCCTTTATTGGGATTATCGTTTTCATTGCCTACATCCCACAAATTATTGCTAATTTACAGGGAAATAAGGCCCAACCTTTCCAACCCTTGTCAGCTGCTATTTCTTGCTTGATCTGGGTCATTTATGGTTGGACAAAGGAACCTAAAAAAGACTGGATTTTGATCATTCCGAATTCGGCAGGTGTCATCCTAGGGGGATTGACTTTCCTTACATCACTTTAA
- a CDS encoding SemiSWEET family transporter, with translation MNEKQMKILGWVATFMSVMMYVSYFPQIMDNLAGHKGNFVQPLVAAINCSLWVYYGLFKKERDIPLAAANAPGIIFGLITAITAL, from the coding sequence ATGAATGAAAAACAAATGAAAATTCTTGGTTGGGTTGCGACCTTTATGTCTGTTATGATGTATGTGTCTTACTTCCCACAAATCATGGATAACCTCGCAGGTCACAAAGGGAACTTTGTTCAACCCCTTGTCGCAGCCATCAACTGTAGCCTTTGGGTTTACTACGGACTCTTCAAAAAAGAACGCGATATTCCACTTGCTGCAGCCAATGCACCAGGGATCATCTTTGGTTTGATCACAGCCATCACAGCCTTGTAA
- a CDS encoding YbgA family protein produces MDQKHHCQVLWAKNKYLVLSRSSNIYKEIREYLKQDQVEVSHVEDLIQQALALPENRGQVSNAFQHIWGYFKKQATAEEKADFMLLLEKYQHGQASQEDLIKGIQTLLERYPNRYLQDSTLLGGQ; encoded by the coding sequence GTGGATCAAAAACATCACTGTCAAGTCCTATGGGCGAAAAATAAATACCTGGTGCTGAGTCGTTCCAGTAATATCTACAAGGAAATCCGAGAATACCTCAAGCAAGACCAGGTGGAGGTCAGCCACGTCGAGGACCTGATCCAGCAAGCGCTGGCCTTACCGGAAAATCGTGGCCAGGTCTCCAATGCCTTCCAGCATATCTGGGGCTATTTTAAAAAGCAGGCCACTGCAGAGGAAAAGGCGGACTTCATGTTGCTACTTGAGAAGTACCAGCATGGGCAAGCGAGCCAAGAGGATCTGATCAAGGGGATCCAGACGCTCCTTGAGCGCTACCCGAATCGCTACTTGCAAGATTCGACGCTACTAGGAGGGCAATAG
- a CDS encoding TIGR02328 family protein, translated as MRLWHQDLIPKLPRPQLLGQHRECCALRGNGWGKKHATVNYVFDYSPYRLYAYHRLIMKEMTARGYKVSPEWWEPTYRGKTCPAYPELEEEALNTPIYPEHRDTYLQECLDNLAEKGIHLD; from the coding sequence ATGAGACTGTGGCACCAAGACTTGATTCCCAAACTCCCTCGTCCCCAGCTCCTGGGCCAACACCGGGAATGCTGCGCCCTAAGGGGCAATGGCTGGGGCAAGAAGCACGCGACGGTCAACTATGTCTTTGACTACTCGCCCTATCGCCTCTATGCCTATCACCGCCTGATCATGAAGGAGATGACGGCTCGTGGCTACAAGGTCAGCCCAGAGTGGTGGGAGCCGACCTACCGAGGCAAGACCTGCCCAGCCTATCCAGAGCTGGAAGAGGAAGCCTTGAACACCCCCATCTATCCCGAGCACAGGGATACTTACCTTCAAGAATGCCTGGACAATCTAGCAGAAAAAGGGATCCATTTAGACTAA